One Vanessa cardui chromosome 23, ilVanCard2.1, whole genome shotgun sequence DNA segment encodes these proteins:
- the LOC124539622 gene encoding MICOS complex subunit Mic60-like, which translates to MYSDYSVLEKRRQRVEIQVLKICQYPRTQYKVQVREPCPPKPPPPPPKPKDDTAFWGALTVIFIAGAFAVIAKRSPEIRDWLIIYAPWFDDFIAIAYEENMTYGEFARQCVEDVKNFFYKTLTDDNKPKPCSMDESQKPVIPITPQTGVEDKKGESIDPDKPVCVEKPEPIVVTKTTCEVIDRLKDLGNEALSNYYTASTACSLYNQIVAETMQNFSIPTLKELRNHMAERLNLVAESIKKAEQATADIEDLTRYLECGLKGTKEEIENTMTLMKDYLQQIKTSCILYQWENDKSIVLDDQWQKVEHLIDKYAAENETMFPEIKYEQDKLQFQGDLDLLLYHTNRYTQQLMAELKEAVVGMTDRVSRAFETLPQGDIERKNREAMMQSVLKQKRIELDNEFKKRQNDQKLANEKLLKDSLKKQLERHQEIMDVKLNEKEEEATLRLNKLVAEKVAYEKKMFAKQLSEMAEKLKVVEDKLNVRLKAESETKRSQDLWIAGSSLLAATKKGEPYVNVNKELNAIEKAAGAEDQLVTTVLKAVPESIRETGLVPESVLKAKYHQMEKLALKVALVEQDGAPLPVYFMSWLQSTLLFMKISGIPQEEVDKMPEEPFSDLDTFDLLQRARFWMERGNLAAAIRYVNSLEGASRAAAASWYDAARAHLETRQAAEAVIAHAAAIGVQYI; encoded by the exons atgtattcggACTATTCAGTGTTAGAAAAG CGTCGTCAAAGAGTAGAAATCCAAGTcttaaaaatatgtcaatatccGAGAACACAATACAAGGTGCAAGTTCGGGAGCCATGTCCACCCAAGCCTCCTCCACCCCCACCTAAACCCAAGGATGACACTGCATTTTGGGGCGCCTTGACTGTTATTTTCATTGCCGGTGCATTTGCAGTAATCGCCAA GCGTTCTCCAGAAATTCGCGACTGGCTTATAATATACGCTCCTTGGTTCGACGATTTCATCGCTATCGCGTACGAAGAGAACATGACATATGGCGAATTTGCGCGGCAATGCGTCGAAGAcgttaagaattttttttataaaacattaacagATGATAACAAACCCAAGCCTTGTTCCATGGATGAGTCTCAGAAACCTGTGATCC cgatTACTCCCCAAACTGGAGTCGAAGACAAAAAAGGTG AATCCATAGACCCAGATAAACCGGTATGTGTCGAAAAACCTGAACCGATCGTTGTTACAAAAACCACATGTGAAGTAATCGATCGATTAAAGGATCTCGGTAATGAAGCCTTAAGTAATTATTACACAGCGTCAACAGCATGCTCTCTTTATAACCAG ATTGTCGCTGAGACGATGCAAAACTTCTCGATACCAACTCTGAAAGAATTACGAAACCACATGGCTGAACGGTTAAATTTAGTTGCCGAATCCATAAAGAAGGCAGAGCAAGCGACTGCTGATATCG aggATTTGACACGCTACTTGGAGTGTGGATTAAAAGGAACAAAAGAAGAGATAGAGAACACGATGACTCTTATGAAGGATTacttacaacaaataaaaacgtCTTGCATACTGTATCAATGGGAGAATGACAAGTCTATAGTCTTGGACGATCAGTGGCAAAAG GTAGAACATTTAATAGACAAATACGCGGCCGAAAATGAGACAATGTTTCCAGAAATTAAATATGAGCAAGATAAATTGCAATTTCAAGGAGATCTGGATCTATTATTGTATCATACGAATCGTTAC aCTCAACAATTGATGGCAGAACTAAAGGAAGCAGTGGTCGGCATGACCGATAGAGTTAGTCGGGCCTTTGAAA CTTTACCTCAAGGCGACATCGAAAGGAAAAATAGAGAAGCCATGATGCAGAGTGTTCTTAAGCAGAAGAGAATCGAGTTGGacaacgaatttaaaaaaaga CAAAATGATCAAAAACTTGCAAATGAGAAATTACTGAAGGATTCGTTAAAGAAGCAGCTAGAACGACACCAAGAAATCATggacgttaaattaaatgaaaaagaagAAGAG GCGACTTTAAGATTGAACAAACTCGTCGCTGAAAAAGTTGCATATGAAAAGAAAATGTTCGCGAAGCAACTTAGCGAAATGGCAGAAAAATTGAAAGTCGTTGAGGATAAACTTAACG TTCGTTTGAAAGCGGAGAGTGAAACGAAACGTTCGCAAGACCTGTGGATTGCGGGCTCATCTTTACTGGCTGCCACTAAGAAAGGGGAGCCGTACGTCAATGTTAATAAAGAACTAAATGCCATTGAAAAAGCAGCGG GAGCTGAGGATCAATTAGTAACAACTGTATTAAAAGCGGTACCGGAGTCTATTAGAGAAACTGGTTTGGTACCGGAAAGCGTCTTGAAAGCGAAATATCACCAG ATGGAAAAACTTGCCTTGAAAGTTGCACTGGTCGAACAAGATGGAGCGCCATTGCCAGTTTATTTTATGTCTTGGTTGCAGTCCACGCTTCTGTTCATGAAG ATATCCGGTATTCCACAAGAGGAGGTGGACAAAATGCCGGAGGAACCTTTCTCGGATTTGGATACTTTCGATTTGTTGCAAAGGGCAAG ATTCTGGATGGAGAGAGGTAACTTAGCTGCGGCCATTCGGTACGTAAACTCACTGGAGGGAGCGTCGCGCGCGGCGGCCGCCTCGTGGTACGACGCGGCGCGCGCGCACCTCGAAACGCGTCAGGCGGCCGAAGCCGTCATTGCGCACGCCGCCGCCATTGGAGTACAGTATATATAA
- the LOC124539855 gene encoding cytochrome P450 4C1-like, translating into MLMVILICVVFGLWAWYLRNNNKNEPPAIPGALPVIGHAHLLTGDSTKLWAIVKDLSYKSLDVGGVISAYIGPRTIYVITDPDDFLTVANTCLQKDGFYDFAKPWLGEGLVTGTVSIWKVHRRLLNPAFSQVVLDSFLGVFNKQSRRLVKDLEVEVGNGYFDHWVYTRHNALETICLTALGVDFTDKNVLNSKYVTAAEQMFNLLVDRFQKFWLHSHFIYSWSSLKKKQDEYLKILHNMSYQVLQKRKADYLKNRNNNEETTPTQGPKFKPFMDLLLELSIEKGAFNDREIREHVDTMIVGGHDTSASVLMYSMLLVGSYPKVQERIFEELHVVFGDDDRDVTKHDLSQLCYLEAVLKETMRIYPIVPVTARRLDRDVKLRNCTLTGGRTCFMFVYGVHRHAMWGPDAEEFKPERWLDPATLPECPTAFAGFGMGRRICIGKSYAFMSMKTSLAHLFRHYRLKGDHTKLEVKIDVMLKPVSGYHITIERRNK; encoded by the exons ATGTTGATGGTGATTTTGATTTGCGTGGTCTTCGGTCTGTGGGCGTGGTACTTacggaataataataaaaacgaacCACCAGCCATACCTGGAGCTCTGCCAGTGATTGGTCACGCGCACTTGTTGACCGGAGACAGTACTA AATTGTGGGCGATCGTAAAAGATTTATCTTACAAAAGCCTAGATGTTGGTGGAGTCATTTCTGCTTATATTGGACCAAGGACAATATACG TAATAACAGACCCTGACGATTTTCTAACTGTAGCCAATACATGTTTACAAAAGGATGGTTTCTACGACTTTGCAAAACCTTGGCTCGGAGAGGGCTTGGTTACTGGAACTG TATCAATATGGAAAGTCCATCGCAGATTACTAAACCCTGCATTCAGTCAGGTCGTTCTTGATAGTTTTCTGGGTGTATTCAACAAACAATCTCGTCGACTCGTCAAAGATTTAGAAGTCGAAGTTGGAAATGGGTATTTTGACCATTGGGTCTACACGAGACACAACGCTCTGGAAACCATATGCC tGACCGCTTTAGGAGTTGATTTCACTGATAAAAACGTGCTGAACAGCAAATACGTGACGGCCGCAGAACAGATGTTCAATCTCCTCGTGGACAGATTCCAGAAGTTCTGGCTACACAGCCATTTCATATACAGTTGGTCGTCTTTGAAGAAGAAACAAGACGAATACTTGAAAATCTTACACAACATGTCGTATCAA GTCCTGCAAAAACGAAAGGctgattatttgaaaaatagaaataataatgagGAAACGACGCCAACACAAG GTCCCAAATTCAAGCCTTTCATGGATCTCCTCCTGGAACTATCGATAGAGAAGGGAGCCTTCAACGACCGCGAAATAAGAGAGCACGTGGACACTATGATAGTCGGTGGCCATGATACCTCTGCTAGTGTCCTCATGTACAGTATGCTACTGGTCGGCTCCTATCCTAAGGTCCAAGAAAGAATCTTTGAAGA ATTACACGTTGTTTTTGGGGACGATGATAGGGATGTAACAAAGCACGATCTCTCGCAGTTGTGTTATTTGGAGGCTGTACTGAAGGAAACGATGCGCATTTACCCTATAGTCCCTGTAACAGCCAGACGTCTGGACAGAGATGTTAAACTAC gTAATTGCACTTTGACTGGAGGTCGTACCTGCTTCATGTTTGTCTATGGAGTACACAGGCACGCCATGTGGGGGCCAGATGCGGAAGAATTCAAGCCTGAGAGATGGCTAGACCCTGCTACGTTGCCGGAATGTCCAACTGCGTTTGCTGGTTTTGGAATGGGAAGAAGAATCTGTATAG GAAAATCATACGCTTTTATGTCAATGAAGACGTCGCTGGCGCATTTATTCCGACACTACAGACTCAAAGGCGATCACACGAAATTAGAAGTGAAAATAGACGTCATGCTGAAACCTGTGTCGGGATATCATATTACAATTGAAAGAAGGAACAAATGA